One segment of Mycolicibacterium neworleansense DNA contains the following:
- a CDS encoding 2-isopropylmalate synthase produces MQLSTSAPQSTFAAHFTNPLPRALREAGETASWDQFLGQYAPSAGPLRLGDFCCADDGASRGLGPQARHYRATLAIGDIVATSTTAASGPVAALTAMLHACGVSVETTSFHQLPTGGQTATFIEGCDGLHRQWAMGLSADPVQSALSAVIACANRLMTAA; encoded by the coding sequence ATGCAACTCAGCACATCGGCACCGCAATCGACATTCGCCGCCCATTTCACCAACCCCCTGCCACGCGCGCTGCGTGAAGCCGGCGAGACAGCATCCTGGGATCAGTTCCTCGGCCAGTACGCGCCTTCCGCGGGACCGCTGCGGCTCGGGGACTTCTGCTGCGCCGACGACGGTGCCTCCCGGGGCCTGGGGCCGCAAGCCCGCCATTACCGGGCCACGCTGGCCATCGGCGACATCGTCGCCACCTCGACCACGGCGGCCAGCGGACCGGTGGCGGCGCTGACCGCGATGCTGCACGCGTGCGGTGTGAGCGTCGAGACCACGTCGTTTCACCAGCTGCCGACGGGCGGGCAGACCGCCACCTTCATCGAAGGGTGCGACGGCCTGCACCGCCAGTGGGCGATGGGGTTGTCCGCCGACCCGGTGCAATCGGCGCTGTCCGCGGTGATCGCCTGCGCCAACCGGCTGATGACAGCAGCCTGA
- a CDS encoding winged helix-turn-helix transcriptional regulator, which translates to MSTYGQFCPVAKAMELLDERWTLLVVRELLRGSAHFNDLRRGVPKMSPALLSKRLKSLTRAGVIERSEIDGRTSYSLTPCGRELADVVDALGSWGVRWIGELGEQDLDPHLLMWDMRRTVPIGEWPRSRTTVAFVLDGAAPKASRWWLTVSDGQADVCDFDPGHEVAGTVQTELRTLIEIWRGDVGWSRAVLDGSVALSGPAEVRRAIPKWLGQSTSAAIPRPA; encoded by the coding sequence ATGTCGACGTATGGCCAGTTCTGTCCCGTGGCCAAAGCCATGGAACTGCTCGACGAACGCTGGACCTTGCTGGTGGTCCGGGAACTGTTGCGGGGCAGCGCCCACTTCAACGATCTGCGCCGCGGGGTTCCGAAGATGTCACCGGCACTGTTGTCCAAGCGGCTGAAGTCGCTGACTCGGGCCGGGGTGATCGAGCGCTCCGAGATCGATGGCCGGACAAGCTATTCCCTCACCCCGTGTGGTCGGGAACTCGCCGATGTGGTCGATGCGCTCGGGTCGTGGGGGGTGCGGTGGATCGGTGAACTCGGCGAGCAGGATCTCGACCCGCATCTGCTGATGTGGGACATGCGCCGCACCGTTCCGATCGGGGAATGGCCGCGCTCGCGCACCACGGTCGCGTTCGTTCTCGACGGTGCGGCGCCGAAGGCGTCGAGGTGGTGGCTGACGGTCAGCGACGGGCAGGCCGATGTCTGCGATTTCGATCCTGGCCACGAGGTGGCGGGGACGGTGCAGACCGAGCTGCGTACGTTGATCGAGATCTGGCGTGGCGATGTCGGGTGGTCACGGGCGGTGCTCGACGGCAGTGTCGCGCTGTCGGGCCCCGCCGAAGTGCGCCGGGCCATCCCGAAGTGGCTGGGTCAGAGCACGTCGGCCGCGATTCCGCGGCCGGCCTGA
- a CDS encoding sulfite exporter TauE/SafE family protein, whose amino-acid sequence MSVGEVVLLVLAGIGGGLTGSIAGLASVATYPALLLIGLPPVTANVTNTVALVFNGIGSVWGSRPELAGQRAWIKRIIPVAIAGGAVGAALLLCTPAEGFEKLVPLLLAFASAAILLPRGRRLQTRVADHREHRLKVLMEAGAIFLITIYGGYFGAAAGVLLLALLLRTGGATLAHANAAKNVILGVANSVAAVAFIVVAPVYWPAVIPLGAGCLIGSRLGPVIVRHAPAAPLRFLIGAAGVALAVKLALDTY is encoded by the coding sequence ATGAGTGTCGGCGAGGTGGTTCTGCTTGTCCTCGCCGGTATCGGCGGCGGACTCACCGGCAGTATCGCCGGCCTGGCCTCTGTGGCCACCTATCCCGCGCTGCTGCTCATCGGCTTGCCACCGGTCACCGCGAACGTGACCAACACCGTGGCACTGGTGTTCAACGGCATCGGATCGGTGTGGGGTTCGCGGCCCGAGCTCGCCGGGCAGCGAGCCTGGATCAAACGGATCATCCCGGTCGCGATAGCCGGCGGCGCCGTCGGCGCGGCCCTGCTGCTGTGCACACCGGCCGAGGGCTTCGAGAAGCTCGTGCCGCTGTTGCTGGCCTTCGCGTCGGCGGCGATCCTGCTGCCGCGTGGCCGCCGGCTGCAGACGCGGGTGGCCGATCATCGGGAACATCGGCTCAAGGTGTTGATGGAGGCCGGGGCGATCTTCCTGATCACCATCTACGGCGGCTATTTCGGGGCCGCCGCCGGCGTGCTGCTGCTGGCCCTGCTGTTGCGGACCGGCGGCGCGACGCTGGCGCATGCCAACGCCGCCAAGAACGTGATCCTCGGTGTCGCCAATTCGGTTGCCGCAGTGGCCTTCATCGTGGTGGCGCCGGTGTACTGGCCGGCCGTCATCCCGCTGGGCGCCGGGTGTCTGATCGGCTCGCGGCTGGGCCCGGTGATCGTGCGCCACGCACCGGCCGCCCCGCTGCGGTTCCTGATCGGCGCGGCGGGGGTGGCACTCGCCGTCAAGCTCGCCCTCGACACGTACTGA
- a CDS encoding MarR family winged helix-turn-helix transcriptional regulator, producing the protein MTADASKEASPTRATDRPGDTSPFALGLLLRRAHWHAAAVMSEALQPLGIEMRHFAVLLELVNRGPTEQRVLVEATGSDKSAIMRVIDDLENKGLAVRKPVPGDRRVRAVEITRKGLELFDAAHVAAEPLAEQLVSTLRPGEVEQLKRLLIRFSPQPES; encoded by the coding sequence ATGACCGCCGACGCTTCCAAGGAGGCATCCCCGACTCGGGCCACCGACCGCCCCGGCGATACCTCGCCGTTCGCTCTCGGGCTACTGCTGCGGCGCGCCCACTGGCATGCGGCGGCGGTGATGTCGGAGGCACTGCAACCTCTCGGCATCGAGATGCGCCATTTCGCGGTGCTGCTGGAGCTGGTCAACCGCGGCCCGACCGAACAACGCGTTCTCGTGGAGGCCACCGGCTCCGACAAGTCCGCGATCATGCGCGTCATCGACGACCTGGAAAACAAGGGCCTGGCGGTGCGTAAACCGGTTCCGGGTGACCGTCGGGTGCGTGCGGTCGAGATCACCCGCAAGGGCCTCGAACTTTTCGATGCGGCACACGTGGCCGCGGAGCCGCTGGCCGAGCAACTGGTGTCCACGTTGCGGCCTGGCGAGGTCGAACAGTTGAAGCGGCTTCTCATCCGGTTCAGTCCCCAGCCGGAGTCGTAG
- a CDS encoding class I SAM-dependent methyltransferase, whose translation MNLPTTDRELEAKHRALWALGDYAVIAANIVRPLGPVLVEASGIGPGDRVLDVAAGTGNAAIPAAATGAQVTASDLCPELVEEGRRLGAEAGATIDWDEANAEALPYDDDSFDTVLSCIGVMFAPHHQQAADELVRVTRPGGRIGLIAWTPEGFIGQLFATMKPYVPAPPPGVSPPPRWGDEEHVRTLLGERVDELTCERRQLDVHVFADGAAFRDYFKANYGPTISAYRAIAADAEKTAALDAEIAALGDRFLTGSTMQWEYLLTVANMH comes from the coding sequence ATGAACCTGCCCACGACCGACCGTGAGCTGGAGGCCAAACACCGGGCGCTGTGGGCGCTGGGCGACTACGCGGTGATCGCCGCGAACATCGTGCGCCCGCTGGGCCCCGTGCTGGTCGAGGCCAGCGGCATCGGACCCGGAGACCGCGTGCTCGACGTGGCGGCCGGAACTGGCAACGCCGCCATCCCCGCCGCCGCGACGGGTGCGCAGGTGACCGCCAGCGACCTGTGTCCGGAACTGGTCGAAGAGGGACGACGACTCGGCGCGGAAGCCGGAGCGACGATCGACTGGGACGAGGCCAACGCCGAGGCATTGCCTTATGACGACGATTCCTTCGACACCGTGCTGTCCTGTATCGGCGTCATGTTCGCCCCGCATCACCAACAGGCGGCCGACGAGCTCGTGCGGGTGACCCGCCCCGGCGGCCGGATCGGCCTGATCGCCTGGACCCCAGAAGGGTTCATCGGGCAGCTGTTCGCCACCATGAAGCCGTACGTGCCCGCGCCGCCACCGGGAGTGTCCCCGCCACCGCGGTGGGGCGACGAAGAACATGTGCGGACCCTGTTGGGGGAGCGGGTTGACGAGTTGACCTGTGAGCGTCGGCAACTGGACGTCCACGTGTTTGCCGACGGCGCCGCGTTCCGGGACTACTTCAAGGCCAACTATGGCCCGACGATCTCGGCATACCGGGCCATCGCCGCCGACGCCGAGAAGACCGCAGCGCTGGATGCGGAGATCGCCGCGCTCGGAGACCGGTTCCTCACCGGGTCCACGATGCAATGGGAATACCTGCTGACGGTGGCGAACATGCACTGA
- a CDS encoding phosphotransferase family protein translates to MPDDVAQLPTLSAADQDAIQRWLRDQRIGTTITDVAPLTGGTQNIVVGMCVDGRRMVLRRPPLHPRPTSDKTMLREIAVLRTLAGSAVPHPGFIAACTDLEVTGVVFYLMEEVDGFNPGTDVSPAYEADVDLRYRVGLSYAGSLAELGNVAWENSELAAIRRPGSFLARQVPQFLGLLDSYRHEQYSPESLAGVGELAQWLEDNRPPDSEPGIMHGDAHLNNVLLRRNTPELAAFIDWEMCTIGDPLLDLGWMLVCWPDDPNPINAGSALAALGGLAHRSELIEAYRGAGGRQTDRLDWYVALACFKLGIVIEGTWSRYLAGRASRDAGEQLHASAENLLALGTRVAKGDNPFE, encoded by the coding sequence ATGCCCGACGACGTAGCGCAATTGCCCACGCTCAGTGCCGCCGATCAGGACGCGATCCAGCGTTGGCTGCGGGACCAGCGGATCGGAACGACCATCACCGACGTGGCGCCGCTGACCGGCGGGACCCAGAACATCGTGGTGGGAATGTGCGTCGACGGACGCCGAATGGTGTTGCGGCGACCGCCCTTACACCCGCGGCCGACCAGCGACAAGACCATGCTCCGCGAGATCGCGGTGCTGCGGACGCTGGCCGGCTCGGCCGTGCCGCATCCGGGGTTCATCGCCGCGTGCACCGACCTCGAGGTGACCGGCGTGGTGTTCTATTTGATGGAGGAGGTCGACGGGTTCAACCCCGGTACCGACGTGAGCCCGGCGTATGAAGCCGACGTCGACCTGCGCTACCGCGTCGGCCTGTCGTACGCCGGGAGCCTCGCCGAACTCGGCAACGTCGCCTGGGAGAACAGTGAACTGGCCGCCATCCGCCGGCCGGGATCCTTTCTGGCCCGACAGGTTCCGCAGTTTCTCGGACTGCTTGACAGCTATCGCCACGAGCAGTACTCGCCCGAGTCGCTGGCGGGTGTGGGGGAGCTGGCGCAATGGCTGGAGGACAACCGCCCGCCCGATTCCGAACCGGGCATCATGCACGGCGACGCACACCTCAACAATGTCCTGCTGCGCCGAAACACCCCCGAACTGGCCGCGTTCATCGATTGGGAGATGTGCACGATCGGCGATCCGCTGCTCGATCTCGGGTGGATGCTGGTGTGTTGGCCCGACGATCCCAACCCGATCAACGCGGGATCGGCCCTGGCCGCACTCGGCGGGCTGGCCCACCGCAGTGAACTCATCGAGGCCTACCGCGGCGCCGGAGGACGGCAGACCGACCGGCTGGACTGGTATGTGGCACTGGCCTGCTTCAAGCTTGGCATCGTCATCGAGGGCACCTGGTCGCGGTACCTGGCCGGCCGGGCCAGCCGCGACGCCGGCGAACAACTGCACGCCTCGGCGGAGAACCTTCTCGCGTTGGGCACCCGGGTAGCCAAGGGGGACAACCCGTTCGAATAG
- a CDS encoding nitroreductase, with the protein MDVYDAVTSRRAVRGFTDQPVPAAVLHRVLTAATWSPSGSNIQPWTIYVVTGAPLAGLKKRATERVATGVAWDEREYDMYPDDMKALYRDRRAAFGKERYSALGVARDDWEARQRAAIANWDCFGAPAALFCYIDRDLGPAQWADAGMYLQTVMLLLRAEGLHSCPQMAWSQVHRTVADILSPPPELTLFCGMSIGYEDPAVSYIRTGRAPLSDTVTFVDG; encoded by the coding sequence ATGGACGTCTATGACGCGGTCACCAGCCGAAGGGCGGTGCGCGGATTCACTGATCAGCCAGTACCGGCAGCGGTGCTGCACCGCGTGCTGACGGCCGCCACCTGGTCGCCGTCCGGCTCGAACATCCAGCCGTGGACCATCTACGTGGTCACCGGCGCGCCGTTGGCCGGGCTCAAGAAGCGGGCCACCGAACGTGTCGCCACCGGCGTCGCGTGGGACGAGCGCGAATACGACATGTACCCCGACGACATGAAGGCGTTGTACCGCGACCGTCGCGCCGCCTTCGGCAAGGAGCGCTACAGCGCCCTCGGCGTCGCCCGAGATGACTGGGAAGCCCGTCAACGCGCCGCGATCGCCAACTGGGACTGTTTCGGTGCGCCCGCGGCGCTGTTCTGCTACATCGACCGCGATCTGGGTCCGGCCCAGTGGGCCGATGCCGGGATGTACCTGCAGACCGTGATGCTGCTGCTGCGCGCCGAAGGTCTGCACAGCTGTCCGCAGATGGCGTGGTCCCAGGTTCACCGCACTGTCGCCGACATCCTCTCGCCCCCGCCCGAACTCACCTTGTTCTGCGGGATGTCGATCGGCTACGAGGACCCCGCGGTCAGCTACATCCGCACCGGCCGCGCGCCGTTGAGCGATACCGTCACCTTCGTCGACGGCTGA